A stretch of the Carassius carassius chromosome 50, fCarCar2.1, whole genome shotgun sequence genome encodes the following:
- the LOC132133204 gene encoding L-lactate dehydrogenase A chain-like, whose protein sequence is MASTKEKLIAHVSKEEPTGPTNKVTVVGVGMVGMAAAVSILLKGLTDELALVDVMEDKLKGEAMDLQHGSLFLKTHKIVADKDYSVTANSKVVVVTAGARQQEGESRLNLVQRNVNIFKFIIPNIIKYSPNCILLVVSNPVDILTYVAWKLSGLPRNRVIGSGTNLDSARFRQLMGEKLGIHPSSCHAWVIGEHGDSSVPVWSGVNVAGVSLQSLNPDMGTNKDKEDWKSVHKMVVDSAYEVIKLKGYTSWAIGMSVANLCESILRNLRRCHPVSTLVKGLHGVNEEVFLSVPCLLGNSGLTDIVQMTLKSDEEKQLVKSAETLWGVQKELTL, encoded by the exons ATGGCCTCTACAAAGGAGAAACTCATCGCTCACGTGAGCAAGGAGGAGCCCACGGGGCCCACTAACAAGGTGACCGTGGTGGGTGTGGGGATGGTTGGGATGGCCGCCGCCGTCAGCATCCTGCTCAAG GGTCTGACTGATGAGCTCGCCCTAGTGGACGTGATGGAAGATAAGCTGAAAGGAGAGGCTATGGACCTGCAGCATGGAAGCCTCTTTCTCAAGACGCACAAGATAGTGGCGGATAAAG ACTACAGCGTGACCGCAAACTCCAAAGTGGTTGTTGTGACCGCTGGAGCACGTCAGCAGGAGGGCGAGAGCCGCCTGAACCTCGTCCAGAGGAACGTCAACATCTTCAAGTTCATTATCCCCAACATCATCAAGTACAGCCCCAACTGCATCCTTCTGGTGGTCTCAAACCCAG TTGACATCTTGACCTACGTGGCCTGGAAGCTGAGCGGTTTGCCCAGGAACCGTGTGATCGGCAGCGGCACAAACCTGGACTCTGCTCGTTTCCGTCAGCTGATGGGAGAGAAGCTGGGCATTCACCCATCTAGCTGCCATGCTTGGGTCATTGGAGAACATGGAGACTCCAGCG TTCCTGTGTGGAGCGGAGTCAATGTGGCTGGAGTGTCCCTCCAGAGTCTTAACCCTGACATGGGAACAAATAAAGACAAGGAGGACTGGAAGAGCGTCCACAAGATGGTGGTTGACAG TGCGTATGAGGTTATTAAGCTGAAGGGCTACACTTCCTGGGCTATTGGCATGTCTGTAGCTAACCTGTGTGAAAGCATCTTGAGGAACCTACGCAGGTGTCATCCAGTTTCAACTTTGGTCAAG GGACTGCATGGTGTGAATGAAGAGGTCTTCCTCAGCGTGCCATGCCTCCTGGGTAACAGTGGCTTAACAGATATTGTCCAGATGACCCTGAAGTCAGACGAGGAGAAACAGCTGGTGAAGAGCGCTGAGACCCTGTGGGGCGTTCAGAAGGAGCTGACCTTGTGA